TTAACGGAGATGAGCCTAGATAAGATCACTAAGGATCAGCTCTTGAGTATTCATTTCTTGAAGCAGCGAGCAGAGGTTAAGGCTTGGGCTGCGAAATTTGAACAACGAGTGCAATCGAACGCCGCGGTTATGCTTGCCGCTTATTCATGGTTTGGCGAGAGCCATCCAGATGAGCGTGTATTTAACGGACTTACGCCGATGGAAATGGATCGTGTGCAGGAGCTAGGTTGTCAGTGGCTACAGGAGCATGTGAATACAGAGGAATTCGAACGAATAACGTTAGCTTTCTATCAAGGCGGAAGAGCAGGACTTAACTACTCCGGATTGTTGAACTTTGTACTTAAGCACGGTAGGAACAAAGAGATGGTGTACGAGTTCATGGAGTGGTCGGCCAATCAGCCATTGTTTACGCAAGATCGTAGGCTGACCCCTGCCTACGCTTCAGCGATCGTATCTTATTTCAAAAAGCATGATCGAGATGCCTTCAAGAAACGTGACCTTGTGAAGCGTTACTTCAATTCACCAAGTCCTGTGCTGAAATCGGCCTATTCGAAAGCTAAAGTGGAGCTATCTTCTCCATTGGCTAGGTTAATACATCGTAATAAAAGAAAATTGTTTCTCTCGTCAGCTGTGATAGGTGTGCTGGTTATTGTTGTAGTCGGAGGGATGTTCGCCCTGAAAGCTGCGGGTGTATTTGACAAGGAGGAACCCCCTGTTGTCGCAACTCAACCTGTTACACCCTTAGAACCAAACATACCCGTATCAAGTGGTCCTGAAGTGGTAGTATATGCTGAGCAAATTAAAGCCACTGCTGATAAGCAGGGGGAGACGAAGCTTGTGTTTCTTTTCAAAGAGGCTGGAACTTGTCAACAATTTAAAGGGGATAAGGTGACTATTGAATCCGCAGATGGATTAGAATCAGAAGCTTATTCTGATCTAGAGCCTGAAGTGACATGTGAAGTTGTACCCGAGGCTACTATGATAGAGGGCAAGGGTGATACGAATAGTAGTCATTCTACGGATAATAAGATAACACCAGACCCGAAGGATAACATGACAGGTGAGGATGCTGGGGAATCAGCAACAAAGGAATTGGATGTGAGTAAGGAACTTGATGCAGATCAGGCTGATCTTTCTTCAGAAGATGCTGTTACAACAGATAAGGATGCTGAGAAGGTCAAGAATCCTGCTACAGATAAGGAAGAGGTTGAGTCCAAAGAGAAAACTCCTCTTACTCTGAAGTTAAGCGATTATAAGAGTTCAGTCACTTTAACGTTGAAGAAATTAACCCAAGAAATTCCGATGGACAGTACGATCGAAGTAAGTGGACAGAAGTATACATTAGTGGAGAAGCCTGCGGAGTAACGCAGGCTTTTTAGTTCGAGTATAAGAAAGTATAAGTTTTCACTATACTTTGCTTATATTTCTACAAGAGGCGGTTACCGTCCCTAAGGACGGAGAAACCGTTTCTTTTTGGTTGGGTAAGACTTTTATTATATTTGCATCAATATCCATTGGATCATAAAGAGTGTTATAATCATTATCACAATATATTCGGAACATAAGGGGCATATGAATGTCAATTGCGCAAAGAATGATTATGAAGAGACCTAGCATTGTGTCATTGCAAGTTAATGATCGTCGGGTTTTTTTGTTATATATAGATGGGTTAGGAACGGGGGACCTTGTATGAGTGAGGATAAGGAACCGAAGCTAGGTGTATATCCTATGGATGAGAATTCAGAGTTGATCCTGAAAGGGTACACAGAAATGAGTAAGGGTGTGGGGACAGCATTTGCAATTCCTGTATTAACGGTAGGAGATCAACGGTTTAATGCTGCGGATATCTCGCGAGAGATTAGACCGGGTGTAGATATCGTTAGGGTAGGAAACAGAGACATTCCCGTTGATCAGCTTAGGGAGCTAGGAATAGGTCTGATGGGGCGAACGATTCATGGTGCACTCATGGATAAACCGTACAAATTGACACCGTTAGAAGTGATTTATCGTGGAAGTGAGCGATTGCAGGGTGCTTGGAGTCGGATTGAATTTCCCGATCTAGTATGGCCTTACGGTGGCGAACATCCTGTGTTGGAGCATTTGGAATTTTTGTCGAAGTGGGGCCTGAATGGTGGCATAAAGGGTGGGGCACTCCATCATGCAGTGGAACTCCGTATGTTCATGGAATATACGGTGCTCAATTACCCAGAAGCAAGGGTATTAGTTGTAGGGAAGAAGAATTTATTAGACAAGCTGAAGGTGATGTGGCATGAGCTGGACGCACTTTGGCTTGTGGGTACCCAGAAGCCGGAAGCTGTATTGGAGAACATAACGAATAGTATTGTGATCGCAGCACCTAATGTGGCCAAGCAGGCGATAGTGCAGACGATATCTTTTGATATCATGATCATGCTCGAACCAGACGATCTAACGAAAAGCACAACGACCCAGATGTACAAACAACTAAAGCGTATGAAGTCTCGAATCAAGCTGGCGGTTTATTCTGAAGAAGGATATGTGACACAACCGAAGGTTTCAACCGTTCACATGAATCTATTGAAGATAAGTGATTATACCCTACAACAGTATGCAATATATAATCCTAAGCATCCAAGAAAAGAGCTACCGAGGGCTTACCAAAGGATGCAGAGTACACCGACACCTGTCCCATCCCCGTCGTTACATTTGACCGAAATAGATGTGGGTATGGTAAAGGATCAGAAAGGATCACCGATTCCGCGTAGAGAAGCAGGACATGCACCTTTGCCAGTATTACCATTACAGCAATTACCTGTGCAGACTGCAATGCATGACCTTGCATCCTTATTTAAATCTGTACCGAATATGAATAAGTTAGGCTCTGTACCGGAACATCGATTCACTAGGAGAGCGAGGGAGCTGGTAGATCGCACAGAGTCCTACGCATTATTCGTACCCTACATGAATTATTGGCCCACCTATGACAGCATGACTGCAGTCCAGTCCAAGTGGTATTTCTACTGGAGAGGAGCGGTAAGACGTGGTGAATATCCAGATACCGATCTTTCTTATATTTTCCTATATGTCTATGAGCTGATTAACGGTGTGGGATGGAGTGATGCTGTTGATGGCTATCATTTGATGGTGGCTGTATGGGTAGCTTACCGTGAGCGCCATTTGAAGCTGAATGACTACTTGATCAATTGGATCGCGGATTATGTACTAGTCCATCAACTGGATGTTTCCTTAGATATTTTTGATGATGTACTACACCAATTGTCAGGTGATTTATTAGAAATAGAGATGGCGCGTAGATTTAATGCCGATCCACTAGATATTCCATTTCCTCTGATGCGGAAACTGTCAGATTATGATATAAGCAAAAGTAAGTTTTATAATGAAGGTGGTAGTGCGCTCTTTGAAGAATATGCACCTAAAGTGCTGACCTTAGTTGACTCCTATGTATTGAAGCAGCAAAATATGCGACTAATTAACATATTCTATCCGGGGTTACCTCTGGAAAAAGAAAGATTTGTATTCCGTAGTGCGATGTATGATGATTCGCTATTCGGCGGTACGATTACTGTACATCTAACTCGAATTAGTGAGCATATGCCTTTACGTGAATTCATGACTCAATTAGTTAGAGTGATCGAGAATAAGTTGCGAGAAATACGTAATTTTAAAGGTAAATTACGTGGAATTGAGATCGAGCCTGAGATTGAAAGATTGGTGTCCCGTTACTTAGATCGTGAGCTGAATGCATTGCCAATTAGAGAACAGAAGGGGCCTGCTGTTGTTATTGATGCAGAGAAGTTAGCTCAGTTGCAGCAGGATTCAGAATTCGTTCGGGACATTCTAACCGTAGATTTGGATGATACAAGTCAGGATGAGACACATCTAGAACCTATGGAGACAGAGGAGTCTTTCAACGGGGAAATATGGAAAGCGGGTGATCTGCAGGCACGGTATGTCAACGATAACGATAATGAGATGGATGTCGAGTCTGAGATCGAGCCTATGGCGTCTATATCGCCTATGTCATCTATTTCATGGGATACTACGGGTATTCCTGAGGAATGGCAACAGTGGGTACAAGCTTTAAGTTCTAGTGACTTGGAGGCTCTATATGTGCTTAAGCAGGGTCTGGGTTACTCTGAATTGCAACGTATCGCTCAGAATGTAGGTACGATGCCGGAGCTATTGCTGGATGGTATTAATGAAGTCGCGATGGACATGCTTGGCGATCTTGTGATCGATGGAGATGACTTAATGGAAGAGTATGTGCCACTCTTCGCAAAATTAACAAGAGGTGAACCTTATGAGTGAAGTCAAAATTCCGAGAAGAATGACAACGGCCCTCGTCAATTCATTAACCGCAGGTGTGGTACCTAGAATTGGACTGGAGCATATTGCCGTTGGGCGTAAATATGAGGTTGAGGCTATACTGCGTGATATGGATAATGTCGCTGAAGGTGGCGCCACATTTAAGCTGATTACAGGTCGTTATGGTAGCGGCAAAAGCTTCTTATTACAAATGATTCGTAATTATGCGATGGATCGTGAGTTTGTTGTCGCAGATGCGGATCTATCCCCTGAGCGTAGATTGGTGGGCACCAAAGGGCAAGGACTGGCAACGTATCGTGAGCTAATTACCCACCTATCTACGCGGACTAGACCGGATGGGGGAGCGCTTGAAGTCATTTTACAGAAATGGATTTCTTCCATCCAGCAGGAGGCAATGAAGGAGCTAGGTCTGCGTCCTAATGATGCTGCCTTGAATCAGGAAGTGGAGCAGAGGATTTTTGCAATAACAGGACAGATGCATAATTTAGTACATGGGTTTGATTTCGCTAAAGTGCTGGCGATGTACTGGAACAGTTATAAGTTAGCCGATGATGAGGGGAAACAAGCAGCGCTTCGATGGCTTCGAGGGGAATTCGCTACAAAGACGGAAGCCAAGAAGGAAATGGGTGTTGGGGTCATCATTAATGATGATAATTGGTATGACTATATGAAGTTATGGTCTGAATTCGTGGCTCATATTGGCTATAAAGGGTTGCTGCTCTTTATTGATGAAGGCGTGAATCTTTATAAAATTACGAATAGTGTTTCTCGTCAGAGTAACTATGAGAAGCTGTTAATGATGTTCAATGATACGATGCAAGGGAAGGCAGAACATCTGGGTATATTCATGGGCGGGACACCGCAATTTGTAGAAGATACGCGGCGAGGACTCTATAGCTACGATGCACTTCGTTCACGATTGGTGGAGGGGCGTTATGGTTCGGAAGGTCTGAAGAATTACACAGGGCCGATGATTCGATTGGATATGCTGTCGCACGAAGAAATATTAATTTTGTTACAGAAGTTGAGAAGTATTCATAGCATGCAATATGGATACACCGCTCAGTTAACAGATGATCAGCTTGTGCAATTTATGGAGCTTGCGGTCGGCAGAATGGGAGCAGATGAATTACTCACCACGCGGGAAGTCGTAAGAGATTTCATGGATCTACTCAATACGTTATATCAGAATCCAGAGAAGTCGTTCGATGATCTAATTGGAGAGAGAACGATTCTCTCAGCAACCGAACATCCGGATGAAGTGAACGATTTCCTTGCAGAGTTTGAGCTATGAGCGATAACCCCTTTTATAGATTAGCGCCATTTATTCAAGAATATATCTATAACAAAAGATGGGATGAGCTACGTGAAGCTCAAGTCGAAGCTTGTCGTGTTCTATTCGATACACCGAATCACTTACTCATCGCATCGGGGACTGCATCAGGCAAGACCGAGGCCGCTTTCTTCCCAGCTTTGACAGAGCTTCATGAACGGCCATCGAGGTCTGTAGGGATACTGTATATTAGTCCATTAAAAGCACTGATTAATGATCAATTCGAGCGCTTGAATGATCTGTTAAGAGAGGCAAGAATTCCTGTGTGGCATTGGCATGGGGATGTATCGCAAGGAGAAAAAACAAAGTTGATGCGCAAACCGTCAGGTGTATTGCAAATCACACCCGAATCGCTTGAAGGATTGCTGATGAATCGACCTAATGCTATTCCTGCGTTATTTAATGATCTTCGTTACATCATTATTGATGAGGTTCATGCTTTTATGGGTTCCGATCGGGGGATTCAGGTGCTGTGTCAGCTGACTAGAATCGAACGTATGGCTTACTGTACACCGAGAAGAATTGGTCTATCTGCGACGCTCAGTGACTATGATGCCGCGACAGATTGGCTAGGTGCAGGGACAGCGAAGCCTGTTGAAGTGGTTGCTCCACAGGGCGGACGCAAGTTGAAGCTAAGTGTGGAACATTTCTCATTCCCCGATGCTCGTAACGAGGAGCAGGCGCAAATGCTGGAGATGGCTCGGCAAGCCTACCATGATTATATTTATGACCATACGCATCGTAAAAAAGCTTTGGTCTTCACTAATAGTCGCTCTGACGCTGAATTAATGACACTTGAACTACGCCGTATTGCTGCGAAACGTCACGAGCCTGACGTGTTCTATGTGCATCATGGGAGCATCTCAGCCATGCTCCGTGAAGAGGCAGAAGCAGCGCTACGCACAGGTTATGGTCCTGCGGTAGCTGCAGCCACCCTGACGCTTGAGCTGGGGATTGACCTAGGCGAGCTTGAGCGAGTCGTGCAGTTAGGCGCACCCTACAGTAGCTCTAGCTTCGTGCAACGACTGGGACGTTCGGGTCGCAGGGGGAGTGCTCCATCTGAAATGTTGTTTGTATGTCCCGAAGAGGAGGATGAGGAAGCTCAGCTTCCTGCTCGCATGCCATGGACACTGCTACGAGCGATTGCAGTCATTGAGCTATATGTGCGAGAGAAGTGGGTGGAGTCGTTGACAACGCGGCAGATGCCGATTGGTTTACTGTATCATCAGACTATGAGCGCACTTAAAAGCTTAGGGGAAGCAACACCAGCAGACCTTGCACGGGCCGTACTAACGTTACCTTCTTTTAAGCAGATAGAGCCTAGTGATTATAGAATATTCTTGAATTATTTACTGCAAACCGATCATAT
The nucleotide sequence above comes from Paenibacillus sp. IHBB 10380. Encoded proteins:
- a CDS encoding ATP-binding protein, producing the protein MSEVKIPRRMTTALVNSLTAGVVPRIGLEHIAVGRKYEVEAILRDMDNVAEGGATFKLITGRYGSGKSFLLQMIRNYAMDREFVVADADLSPERRLVGTKGQGLATYRELITHLSTRTRPDGGALEVILQKWISSIQQEAMKELGLRPNDAALNQEVEQRIFAITGQMHNLVHGFDFAKVLAMYWNSYKLADDEGKQAALRWLRGEFATKTEAKKEMGVGVIINDDNWYDYMKLWSEFVAHIGYKGLLLFIDEGVNLYKITNSVSRQSNYEKLLMMFNDTMQGKAEHLGIFMGGTPQFVEDTRRGLYSYDALRSRLVEGRYGSEGLKNYTGPMIRLDMLSHEEILILLQKLRSIHSMQYGYTAQLTDDQLVQFMELAVGRMGADELLTTREVVRDFMDLLNTLYQNPEKSFDDLIGERTILSATEHPDEVNDFLAEFEL
- a CDS encoding TerB N-terminal domain-containing protein, whose amino-acid sequence is MSEDKEPKLGVYPMDENSELILKGYTEMSKGVGTAFAIPVLTVGDQRFNAADISREIRPGVDIVRVGNRDIPVDQLRELGIGLMGRTIHGALMDKPYKLTPLEVIYRGSERLQGAWSRIEFPDLVWPYGGEHPVLEHLEFLSKWGLNGGIKGGALHHAVELRMFMEYTVLNYPEARVLVVGKKNLLDKLKVMWHELDALWLVGTQKPEAVLENITNSIVIAAPNVAKQAIVQTISFDIMIMLEPDDLTKSTTTQMYKQLKRMKSRIKLAVYSEEGYVTQPKVSTVHMNLLKISDYTLQQYAIYNPKHPRKELPRAYQRMQSTPTPVPSPSLHLTEIDVGMVKDQKGSPIPRREAGHAPLPVLPLQQLPVQTAMHDLASLFKSVPNMNKLGSVPEHRFTRRARELVDRTESYALFVPYMNYWPTYDSMTAVQSKWYFYWRGAVRRGEYPDTDLSYIFLYVYELINGVGWSDAVDGYHLMVAVWVAYRERHLKLNDYLINWIADYVLVHQLDVSLDIFDDVLHQLSGDLLEIEMARRFNADPLDIPFPLMRKLSDYDISKSKFYNEGGSALFEEYAPKVLTLVDSYVLKQQNMRLINIFYPGLPLEKERFVFRSAMYDDSLFGGTITVHLTRISEHMPLREFMTQLVRVIENKLREIRNFKGKLRGIEIEPEIERLVSRYLDRELNALPIREQKGPAVVIDAEKLAQLQQDSEFVRDILTVDLDDTSQDETHLEPMETEESFNGEIWKAGDLQARYVNDNDNEMDVESEIEPMASISPMSSISWDTTGIPEEWQQWVQALSSSDLEALYVLKQGLGYSELQRIAQNVGTMPELLLDGINEVAMDMLGDLVIDGDDLMEEYVPLFAKLTRGEPYE
- a CDS encoding DEAD/DEAH box helicase, yielding MSDNPFYRLAPFIQEYIYNKRWDELREAQVEACRVLFDTPNHLLIASGTASGKTEAAFFPALTELHERPSRSVGILYISPLKALINDQFERLNDLLREARIPVWHWHGDVSQGEKTKLMRKPSGVLQITPESLEGLLMNRPNAIPALFNDLRYIIIDEVHAFMGSDRGIQVLCQLTRIERMAYCTPRRIGLSATLSDYDAATDWLGAGTAKPVEVVAPQGGRKLKLSVEHFSFPDARNEEQAQMLEMARQAYHDYIYDHTHRKKALVFTNSRSDAELMTLELRRIAAKRHEPDVFYVHHGSISAMLREEAEAALRTGYGPAVAAATLTLELGIDLGELERVVQLGAPYSSSSFVQRLGRSGRRGSAPSEMLFVCPEEEDEEAQLPARMPWTLLRAIAVIELYVREKWVESLTTRQMPIGLLYHQTMSALKSLGEATPADLARAVLTLPSFKQIEPSDYRIFLNYLLQTDHIQRTEEGSLIIGLMGERIVNNFRFYAVFKDDEEHAVYNGTEEIGSITTVPPPGYCFSLAGKLWKVEEVDTKHKAVYVKSARGKVDTLWLGAGGDVHTRVVHKMREILADDVIYSYLAPNAVNRLERARRLARESGMLKSIVIPAGGDSLFVMPWIGSKQFRTLERLIKNNLMDKLALRSVIPMEPYYMVVSGRTNAENLLGQILAECSSCEDPITLLAPEEAPYLGKYDEFAPTELIRRAFAIDGLDVSGLNEALR